The proteins below come from a single Pseudarthrobacter sp. SSS035 genomic window:
- a CDS encoding BMP family protein: MKTSLRAHIKRGSVASVATMGATALLLTSCGAPPEAGSPTATATDYTGCIVSDSGGFDDQSFNQSSYDGLKKAEADLGIKVNQAESKSNNDFEPNLRAMVAANCDLTLTIGFLLGDATKAQAAANPESHFAIVDFGYDPPISNVKPIIYDTAQAAFLAGYLAAGTTKTGSVATFGGREIPTVTIFMDGFADGVKYYNEQKGKDVKVLGWDKATQDGSFTGDFEKQDKGKQLTQNFLDQGADIVMPVAGPVGKGAGAALMEAKAAGKDVKMIWVDSDGFLTAPEYKDIMLSSVMKLMGEAVETVVKDDKEGKFTNTPYVGTLANDGVQLAPFHSFDSQVPSDLKSELDQLKKDIVDGKLKVESAASPKV; this comes from the coding sequence TTGAAGACATCACTGCGTGCACACATCAAGCGCGGTTCAGTTGCAAGCGTGGCCACCATGGGTGCTACCGCACTCCTGCTGACCAGTTGCGGTGCGCCGCCCGAAGCCGGCAGCCCCACCGCGACGGCCACAGACTACACGGGCTGCATCGTCTCGGACTCCGGCGGATTTGATGACCAGTCGTTCAACCAGTCTTCCTATGATGGCCTGAAGAAGGCCGAGGCTGACCTGGGCATCAAGGTCAACCAGGCCGAGTCCAAGTCCAACAACGACTTTGAGCCAAACCTCCGTGCGATGGTTGCCGCCAACTGCGACCTCACCCTGACCATCGGCTTCCTCCTGGGTGACGCCACCAAGGCCCAGGCCGCGGCAAACCCGGAAAGCCACTTCGCCATCGTCGATTTCGGTTACGACCCGCCCATCAGCAACGTCAAGCCGATCATCTACGACACCGCCCAGGCAGCCTTCCTGGCCGGTTACCTGGCAGCAGGCACCACCAAGACAGGAAGTGTGGCCACGTTCGGCGGCAGGGAGATTCCCACCGTGACCATTTTCATGGATGGGTTTGCCGACGGCGTCAAGTACTACAACGAGCAGAAGGGCAAGGACGTCAAGGTTCTTGGCTGGGACAAGGCGACCCAGGATGGCAGCTTCACGGGCGACTTTGAAAAGCAGGACAAGGGCAAGCAGCTCACCCAAAACTTCCTTGACCAGGGCGCGGACATTGTGATGCCCGTCGCCGGTCCGGTAGGCAAGGGAGCCGGTGCAGCCCTGATGGAGGCGAAAGCGGCCGGCAAGGACGTCAAGATGATCTGGGTTGACTCTGACGGATTCCTGACCGCACCCGAATACAAGGACATCATGCTTTCCTCGGTCATGAAGCTTATGGGCGAAGCCGTTGAAACCGTGGTCAAGGACGACAAGGAAGGCAAGTTCACCAACACGCCCTATGTCGGCACCTTGGCGAACGACGGCGTCCAGCTGGCACCGTTCCACAGCTTCGACTCCCAGGTCCCGTCCGATCTGAAGTCCGAGCTGGACCAGCTCAAGAAAGACATCGTTGACGGCAAGCTGAAGGTCGAGTCAGCGGCAAGTCCAAAGGTATAG
- a CDS encoding NADP-dependent oxidoreductase, which produces MSLTTALPTSSREIHLASRPVGRPVAENFRLAESPLPELQDGQILVRNLYISVDPYMRGRMNDVKSYSAPFALDEALDGGAIGEVIASRAEGRNVGDAVVHQLGWREFAVLDADATSVARTDLAPASAFLGALGMTGLTAYAGLLKVAEFKPGDAVFVSGAAGAVGSLVGQIAKAMGASRVIGSAGTAEKVARLLELGFDAAFNYNDGPVREQLVQAAGPAGIDVYFDNVGGDHLEAALAVLNVGGRVAMCGAIAQYNSTEPTPAPRNLALAIGKQLTLRGFLVSGQRQHSAEFFGKMSAWLAEGSVRYDETVVDGLENAPQAFMDLLDGANTGKMLVRL; this is translated from the coding sequence ATGAGCCTGACAACCGCACTTCCAACATCCAGCCGGGAAATCCACCTGGCTTCACGTCCGGTAGGGCGTCCCGTTGCCGAAAACTTCCGGCTGGCAGAGTCACCGCTGCCGGAGCTTCAGGACGGCCAGATCCTGGTCCGCAACCTCTACATCTCCGTGGATCCCTACATGCGCGGCCGCATGAACGACGTCAAGTCGTACTCCGCGCCGTTCGCTCTGGATGAAGCGCTCGACGGCGGCGCCATCGGTGAGGTCATCGCGTCCAGGGCCGAGGGGCGGAACGTGGGGGACGCCGTCGTCCATCAACTGGGCTGGCGCGAATTCGCGGTCCTGGACGCAGACGCAACCTCGGTTGCCCGCACGGACCTTGCGCCGGCGTCGGCGTTCCTTGGCGCGCTGGGCATGACCGGCCTGACGGCGTACGCCGGGCTGCTCAAAGTGGCCGAGTTCAAACCCGGCGATGCCGTGTTCGTGTCAGGTGCGGCGGGTGCCGTGGGCTCTCTTGTGGGCCAGATTGCCAAGGCGATGGGCGCTTCCAGGGTCATCGGCAGCGCGGGAACCGCGGAGAAGGTGGCCCGGCTCCTGGAACTGGGCTTCGACGCCGCGTTCAACTACAACGACGGGCCGGTGCGGGAACAGCTTGTCCAGGCCGCAGGACCCGCAGGGATTGACGTGTATTTCGATAACGTGGGCGGCGATCACCTGGAGGCTGCCCTGGCGGTCCTGAATGTGGGCGGCCGTGTGGCCATGTGCGGCGCGATAGCCCAGTACAACTCCACCGAACCCACGCCGGCGCCGCGGAACCTCGCCCTTGCCATCGGCAAGCAGCTGACCCTGCGGGGGTTCCTGGTCAGCGGACAGCGCCAGCACAGCGCTGAATTCTTCGGCAAGATGTCAGCCTGGCTGGCGGAAGGTTCAGTCCGGTATGACGAGACCGTGGTGGACGGACTCGAGAATGCGCCCCAGGCTTTCATGGACCTGCTCGACGGCGCCAACACCGGCAAGATGCTCGTGCGCCTCTAG
- a CDS encoding organic hydroperoxide resistance protein: MKTLYTAEALASGEGRDGNARTNDGKLDVSLASPVELGGDGQGTNPEQLFAAGYAACFHSALRLVGRKERADLTDSAVAAKIHFGALTDGVGYGLAAELEIAVPALDLATAESLVAKAHQICPYSNATRGNITVDIKILEFAA; this comes from the coding sequence ATGAAGACTCTCTACACTGCCGAGGCCCTGGCTTCCGGCGAAGGCCGCGACGGCAACGCACGCACCAATGACGGCAAGCTGGATGTCAGTCTTGCCAGCCCCGTGGAGCTGGGCGGTGACGGCCAGGGAACCAACCCGGAACAGCTTTTTGCCGCCGGTTACGCGGCCTGCTTCCACTCGGCGCTCCGCCTCGTGGGGCGCAAGGAGCGCGCGGACCTGACCGACTCAGCCGTGGCGGCCAAGATCCACTTTGGCGCGCTGACCGACGGCGTGGGCTACGGCCTCGCCGCTGAACTGGAGATCGCGGTCCCTGCCCTGGATCTGGCCACCGCCGAGTCGCTGGTGGCCAAAGCCCATCAGATCTGCCCATATTCAAACGCCACCCGCGGAAACATCACGGTGGACATCAAGATCCTGGAGTTCGCAGCATGA
- a CDS encoding MarR family winged helix-turn-helix transcriptional regulator: MTEAPRLDRQVCFALYSASRAATAVYRPVLEDLGLTYPQYLVMLVLWESEPKGVKELGEELGLDSGTLSPLLKRLEAMGLVERRRSGEDERRVAVHLTPAGRSLSSKASAIPRHLADAAGLSADELEQLRTTLERLTEALHRAH, from the coding sequence ATGACTGAAGCCCCCCGCCTCGACCGCCAGGTGTGTTTTGCGCTGTACTCCGCGTCCCGCGCGGCAACAGCGGTCTACCGCCCCGTCCTGGAAGACCTTGGCCTGACGTACCCGCAGTATCTGGTGATGCTGGTCCTCTGGGAATCGGAGCCGAAGGGCGTCAAGGAGCTCGGCGAGGAACTGGGCCTTGACTCCGGCACGCTGTCGCCGCTGCTCAAGAGGCTTGAGGCCATGGGGCTCGTGGAGCGCCGCCGGTCCGGGGAAGATGAGCGCCGTGTTGCAGTCCACCTGACGCCGGCCGGACGCTCGCTCAGCAGCAAGGCCAGCGCGATTCCACGGCACCTTGCGGACGCCGCCGGGTTGTCAGCCGATGAGCTGGAACAGCTTCGCACCACTCTTGAAAGGCTCACAGAAGCCCTTCACCGCGCGCACTGA
- a CDS encoding amidohydrolase produces MRNYTTEAEPTALVRPWLEPLLPELIDFRRDLHAHPELSFKEFRTTDKLVERLEAAGLAPRRLEGTGLTVDIGEGPIATALRGDIDALPIIEETGLPFASKNHGVTHACGHDVHTAAMLGVALVLQRMHLEAPLAGTVRIIFQPAEETMPGGALSCIEQGVLDGVPRILALHCDPRIDVGRIGTRIGAITSASDTIRIELSGRGGHTSRPHLTEDLVFALAQIAVNVPAVLSRRVDVRSGVSVVWGHISAGSAPNAIPGTGFMAGTMRCLDRDAWKDAGELLDEVVHQVAAPYGVDVRLEHTRGVPPVVNSEHETALIEAAARAEIGEGAVVLTPQSMGGEDFAWFLAERPGAMMRLGTKTPGGEEYDLHRGDYILDERALGLGIQVLTAAALRTIRDL; encoded by the coding sequence GTGCGTAATTACACTACTGAAGCCGAGCCCACCGCATTAGTGCGGCCATGGTTGGAACCCCTCCTGCCGGAGCTGATCGACTTCCGCCGGGATCTGCACGCGCACCCCGAGCTTTCCTTCAAGGAATTCCGCACCACAGACAAGCTGGTGGAGCGGCTCGAAGCCGCCGGACTGGCTCCGCGGCGGCTTGAAGGCACCGGCCTCACGGTCGACATCGGCGAGGGGCCGATCGCCACTGCGCTCCGCGGCGATATTGACGCCCTGCCCATCATCGAGGAAACCGGCCTGCCGTTTGCCTCCAAGAACCATGGGGTCACGCATGCCTGTGGCCACGATGTCCACACCGCCGCCATGCTGGGCGTGGCGTTGGTTCTCCAGCGCATGCACCTGGAAGCCCCCCTTGCCGGCACTGTCCGGATCATTTTCCAGCCGGCGGAGGAGACCATGCCCGGCGGTGCGCTGTCCTGCATCGAGCAAGGTGTCCTGGACGGTGTGCCCCGCATCCTGGCGCTGCACTGCGATCCAAGGATCGACGTCGGACGAATCGGTACTCGCATCGGCGCCATTACTTCCGCCTCGGACACCATCAGGATCGAGCTGAGCGGCCGCGGCGGCCATACCTCCCGCCCGCACCTGACCGAGGACCTCGTGTTCGCCCTGGCACAGATCGCCGTGAATGTTCCGGCCGTGCTGTCCCGCCGCGTTGACGTTCGCAGCGGTGTCTCTGTGGTGTGGGGCCACATCTCCGCCGGATCGGCGCCCAACGCCATTCCCGGCACCGGCTTCATGGCCGGGACCATGCGCTGCCTGGACCGCGATGCCTGGAAGGACGCCGGCGAGCTCCTGGACGAAGTGGTGCATCAGGTGGCCGCGCCCTACGGTGTGGATGTGCGCTTGGAGCACACCAGGGGAGTGCCGCCGGTGGTCAACTCGGAGCACGAGACCGCACTGATCGAGGCCGCGGCGCGCGCGGAAATCGGCGAGGGCGCAGTGGTGCTTACGCCGCAGTCCATGGGCGGCGAAGACTTCGCCTGGTTCCTGGCTGAACGTCCCGGCGCAATGATGCGCCTGGGCACCAAGACCCCCGGCGGCGAAGAGTACGACCTCCACCGCGGTGACTATATCCTGGACGAACGCGCCCTGGGCCTGGGCATCCAGGTCCTCACGGCAGCGGCCCTCCGGACCATCCGCGACCTTTAG
- a CDS encoding mannose-1-phosphate guanylyltransferase: protein MSTDKVTSPDSPLNRFIAVIPAGGVGTRLWPLSRAAAPKFLHDLTGSGSTLLRATYDRLEPLAGRHVLVVTGTAHRAAVCRQLPEVQESDLVLESEPKDSGAAIGLAAAILYERDPDTIMGSFAADQVISPDHLFQEAVREAIHTAAAGKIVTIGIKPTHPSTGFGYIRAGEALHINGAPSAQAVVEFVEKPDEEVAQQYVDSGEYVWNAGMFVAPVALMLRHLEANQPELFKGLQEIAQAWDTPERDAVTARVWPTLPKIAIDYAVAEPAAAAGDVAVVPGTFGWDDVGDFASVGRLNSAREVDDVTVIGEGARVFTENASGVVVSDTKRVIALIGIKDVVIVDTGDALLVTTKQHAQRVKGAVDALKASGDTDVL, encoded by the coding sequence ATGAGTACAGACAAAGTGACAAGCCCGGATTCACCCCTGAACCGCTTTATTGCGGTCATTCCGGCAGGCGGAGTGGGGACCCGCCTCTGGCCCCTGTCACGGGCAGCAGCTCCCAAATTCCTGCACGACCTCACGGGGTCCGGCAGTACGTTGTTGCGCGCCACCTACGACCGGCTGGAGCCGCTCGCAGGCAGGCACGTGCTCGTGGTGACCGGCACTGCGCACCGGGCCGCCGTCTGCCGGCAGCTGCCCGAGGTTCAGGAGTCTGACCTGGTCCTGGAGAGCGAGCCCAAGGATTCCGGTGCCGCCATCGGCCTGGCCGCCGCCATCCTGTACGAGCGCGACCCGGACACCATCATGGGTTCCTTCGCCGCGGACCAGGTCATCAGTCCTGACCACCTCTTCCAGGAAGCCGTCCGCGAGGCCATCCACACGGCCGCCGCCGGCAAGATCGTGACCATCGGCATCAAGCCGACGCACCCGTCCACGGGCTTCGGATACATCCGCGCCGGTGAGGCGCTCCACATCAACGGTGCGCCCAGCGCCCAGGCCGTGGTGGAGTTCGTGGAGAAGCCGGACGAGGAAGTTGCCCAGCAGTATGTGGACAGCGGTGAGTATGTCTGGAACGCAGGAATGTTCGTGGCTCCCGTTGCCCTGATGCTGAGGCACCTTGAGGCCAACCAGCCGGAGCTGTTCAAGGGCCTGCAGGAGATCGCCCAGGCCTGGGACACTCCCGAACGTGATGCCGTAACAGCCCGCGTCTGGCCCACGTTGCCCAAGATCGCCATTGACTATGCGGTGGCCGAGCCTGCCGCTGCTGCCGGCGATGTTGCCGTTGTGCCGGGCACCTTCGGATGGGACGACGTCGGGGACTTTGCTTCGGTGGGCCGGCTCAACAGTGCGCGGGAAGTCGATGACGTCACCGTTATCGGTGAAGGCGCCCGGGTTTTCACCGAAAACGCCAGCGGTGTGGTGGTTTCGGACACAAAGCGCGTGATCGCCCTGATCGGCATCAAGGATGTGGTCATCGTCGACACGGGCGATGCCCTCCTGGTGACCACCAAGCAGCACGCGCAGCGGGTCAAGGGAGCCGTTGACGCGCTCAAGGCCAGTGGCGACACCGACGTTCTGTAA
- the sdhC gene encoding succinate dehydrogenase, cytochrome b556 subunit, whose translation MPTKPAGTLYRGREGMWSWVGHRITGVVIFFFLLVHVLDTSLVRVSPEAYTAVIGAYKNPLMALGETGLVAAIVFHAFNGLRIIAVDFWKKGAKYQRQMLWTVLALWVVVMVGFSIRHLSLALGGH comes from the coding sequence GTGCCGACAAAACCAGCTGGCACCTTGTACCGCGGCCGTGAAGGCATGTGGTCCTGGGTAGGACACCGGATTACCGGTGTAGTGATCTTTTTCTTCTTGTTGGTCCATGTGCTGGACACCTCATTGGTGCGTGTGTCCCCGGAGGCCTACACGGCTGTTATCGGTGCCTACAAGAACCCCCTTATGGCCCTGGGTGAAACGGGCCTGGTTGCCGCGATTGTCTTCCACGCCTTTAACGGCCTGCGGATCATCGCCGTCGACTTCTGGAAGAAGGGCGCCAAATACCAGCGCCAGATGCTGTGGACCGTCCTGGCCCTGTGGGTAGTTGTTATGGTCGGCTTCTCCATCCGCCACCTTTCCCTCGCACTCGGAGGTCACTGA
- a CDS encoding succinate dehydrogenase hydrophobic membrane anchor subunit — protein MTATIENPRSGKNSSGRISPQYRRTGASRGNFEMFAWLFMRLSGVVLVVLIFGHLFVNLLVGEGIHAIDFGFVAGKWADPFWQIWDLAMLWLAMLHGTNGVRTIINDYAEKDSTRLWLKIVLYAATTVIIVLGTLVIFTFNPCPVVDGVPLPGGFCPA, from the coding sequence ATGACTGCAACGATCGAAAACCCGCGCAGCGGGAAAAACAGCAGCGGCAGGATCTCCCCCCAGTACCGCCGCACCGGCGCAAGCCGGGGCAACTTCGAAATGTTCGCCTGGCTGTTCATGCGCCTTTCCGGCGTAGTGCTGGTGGTGCTCATCTTCGGGCACCTCTTTGTGAACCTCCTGGTGGGCGAAGGCATCCACGCCATCGACTTCGGCTTCGTCGCCGGCAAGTGGGCTGACCCGTTCTGGCAGATCTGGGACCTCGCCATGCTGTGGCTGGCCATGCTGCACGGCACCAACGGCGTCCGCACCATCATCAACGACTACGCCGAAAAGGATTCCACCCGTCTCTGGCTCAAGATCGTGCTCTACGCGGCCACCACCGTGATCATCGTCCTTGGCACGCTGGTGATCTTCACCTTCAACCCGTGCCCCGTGGTTGACGGTGTTCCGCTGCCCGGCGGCTTCTGCCCCGCGTAG
- the sdhA gene encoding succinate dehydrogenase flavoprotein subunit, which yields MQVHKYDVVIVGAGGAGMRAAIESGQRARTAVLTKLYPTRSHTGAAQGGMCAALANVEEDNWEWHTFDTIKGGDYLVDQDAAEVMAKEAIDAVLDLEKMGLPFNRTPEGRIDQRRFGGHTRDHGKAPVRRACYAADRTGHMILQTLYQNCVKHNVEFYNEYYVLDLLTVEEDAVREDGTPYKQKRVAGVVSYDLASGELHVFQAKSVIFATGGAGKVFKTTSNAHTLTGDGMGIAFRKGIPLEDMEFFQFHPTGLAGLGILLSEAARGEGAILRNSEGERFMERYAPTIKDLAPRDIVARSMANEVREGRGCGPNKDYVLLDLTHLEPAHIDAKLPDITEFARTYLGVEPYTEPVPVFPTAHYAMGGIPTNITTEVLQDNDTVVPGLYAAGEVACVSVHGSNRLGTNSLLDINVFGKRAGIAAAEYAKTADFVDLPEDPEAYTIELLDIARNGNGDEKVAVIRKELQDTMDANMQVFRTADTLNQVLTDIESFEARYKKISVQDKGKRFNLDLLEAVELGFLLELAKVMTVAALHREESRGGHFREDFPERDDEKFMKHSMAYKDDHAPADGSAEAIAGIRLGTKPVVFTRYEPMVRKY from the coding sequence ATGCAGGTCCATAAGTACGACGTAGTCATCGTCGGCGCCGGTGGCGCTGGCATGCGCGCCGCGATCGAGTCCGGTCAGCGCGCGCGAACAGCAGTACTGACCAAGCTCTACCCCACCCGCTCGCACACCGGTGCGGCGCAGGGTGGCATGTGTGCGGCCCTTGCCAATGTCGAAGAAGACAACTGGGAATGGCACACCTTTGACACCATTAAGGGCGGCGACTACCTGGTTGACCAGGACGCCGCCGAGGTCATGGCGAAGGAAGCCATCGACGCCGTGCTGGACCTGGAAAAGATGGGCCTGCCGTTCAACCGCACGCCCGAAGGCCGGATCGACCAGCGCCGCTTCGGTGGCCACACCCGCGACCACGGCAAGGCGCCCGTCCGCCGTGCCTGCTACGCAGCAGACCGCACCGGCCACATGATCCTGCAGACGCTGTACCAAAACTGCGTCAAGCACAACGTGGAGTTCTACAACGAGTACTACGTCCTGGACCTCCTGACGGTCGAGGAAGACGCTGTCCGCGAGGACGGCACACCGTACAAGCAGAAGCGTGTTGCCGGCGTCGTGTCCTACGACCTCGCCTCCGGTGAGCTGCACGTGTTCCAGGCCAAGTCCGTGATCTTCGCTACCGGCGGCGCAGGCAAGGTATTCAAGACCACCTCCAACGCCCACACCCTGACCGGCGACGGCATGGGCATCGCGTTCCGCAAGGGCATTCCGCTGGAGGACATGGAGTTCTTCCAGTTCCACCCGACAGGCCTGGCCGGCCTGGGCATCCTGCTGTCCGAAGCCGCCCGCGGCGAGGGCGCCATCCTGCGTAACTCCGAGGGTGAGCGCTTTATGGAGCGCTACGCCCCCACCATCAAGGACCTTGCACCGCGTGACATCGTGGCCCGCTCCATGGCCAACGAAGTCCGTGAAGGCCGCGGCTGCGGTCCGAACAAGGACTACGTCCTCCTGGACCTGACCCACCTGGAGCCGGCTCACATCGACGCCAAGCTCCCGGATATCACCGAGTTCGCCCGCACCTACCTGGGTGTGGAACCGTACACGGAACCGGTTCCGGTGTTCCCCACGGCGCACTACGCCATGGGCGGCATCCCCACCAACATCACCACCGAAGTCCTGCAGGACAACGACACCGTGGTCCCGGGCCTTTACGCCGCCGGCGAGGTTGCCTGCGTTTCGGTCCACGGCTCCAACCGCCTGGGCACCAACTCACTGCTGGACATCAACGTGTTCGGCAAGCGCGCCGGCATCGCCGCCGCAGAGTACGCCAAGACTGCTGACTTCGTGGACCTCCCGGAGGACCCGGAGGCTTACACCATCGAGCTGCTGGATATTGCCCGCAACGGCAACGGCGACGAGAAGGTGGCGGTGATCCGCAAGGAACTCCAGGACACCATGGACGCCAACATGCAGGTGTTCCGTACGGCTGACACGCTGAACCAGGTCCTGACGGATATCGAGTCCTTCGAGGCCCGTTACAAGAAGATCAGCGTCCAGGACAAGGGCAAGCGCTTCAACCTGGACCTGCTCGAGGCCGTTGAGCTGGGCTTCCTGCTGGAACTGGCCAAGGTCATGACCGTGGCCGCCCTGCACCGTGAGGAATCCCGCGGCGGACACTTCCGCGAGGACTTCCCGGAACGCGACGACGAAAAATTCATGAAGCACTCCATGGCATACAAGGATGACCACGCCCCGGCCGACGGCTCGGCAGAGGCAATCGCCGGCATCCGTCTGGGCACCAAACCGGTTGTCTTTACCCGCTACGAGCCGATGGTGAGGAAGTACTAA
- a CDS encoding succinate dehydrogenase iron-sulfur subunit gives MTAELAEPASKIELPAHIGGGGEIPTFDVTLRVRRYNPEVSEDATWDDFKVTMYGTDRVLDALHKVKWEIDGSVSFRRSCAHGVCGSDAMRINGRNRLACKTLLKDLDTTKPITVEPIKGLPVEKDLIVDMEPFFQSFREVMPFLINKGHEPTKERLQSAEDRERFDDTTKCILCAACTSSCPVFWTDGQYFGPAAIVNAHRFIFDSRDDAGDMRLEILNDKEGVWRCRTTFNCSEACPRGIQVTQAIAEVKQAILSRKI, from the coding sequence ATGACCGCTGAACTTGCTGAGCCAGCCTCCAAGATCGAACTGCCCGCACACATCGGAGGCGGCGGAGAGATCCCCACGTTCGACGTCACCCTGCGCGTGCGCCGTTACAACCCTGAGGTGTCCGAGGACGCCACCTGGGACGACTTCAAGGTGACGATGTACGGCACCGACCGCGTGCTGGATGCCCTGCACAAGGTCAAATGGGAAATTGACGGCAGCGTTTCGTTCCGCCGTTCCTGCGCCCACGGTGTCTGCGGTTCCGATGCCATGCGCATAAACGGCCGCAACCGCCTTGCATGCAAGACCCTCCTGAAGGACTTGGACACCACCAAGCCCATCACCGTTGAGCCCATCAAGGGCCTGCCGGTGGAGAAGGACCTGATCGTGGACATGGAGCCGTTCTTCCAGTCCTTCCGCGAAGTCATGCCGTTCCTGATCAACAAGGGCCACGAGCCCACCAAGGAACGCCTGCAGTCCGCCGAGGACCGTGAGCGCTTCGACGACACCACCAAGTGCATCCTCTGCGCTGCGTGCACGTCCTCCTGCCCGGTGTTCTGGACCGATGGCCAGTACTTCGGCCCGGCCGCGATCGTCAACGCCCACCGCTTCATCTTCGATTCCCGTGATGATGCCGGCGACATGCGCCTGGAAATCCTGAACGACAAGGAAGGCGTGTGGCGTTGCCGCACCACCTTCAACTGCTCCGAAGCATGCCCCCGCGGCATCCAGGTGACCCAGGCAATTGCCGAAGTCAAGCAGGCAATTCTCTCCCGTAAGATCTAA
- a CDS encoding S9 family peptidase, with protein sequence MSRSEKVSFEGSTGELLSGIIDVPEGPVRGWGVFSHGFTLGKDSPAASRMCKALADTGIGMLRFDNLGLGESAGHWSEGSFSHKVADTVVAAEFMRSQGRAISLLVGHSFGGAAVLSAARQIPELDAVATVAAPFSPKHVAHVFDAALDKILSEGSAEVDLGGKRVEIRKHFVEDLENADLTDCIRQLHKPLMVLHSPTDNTVGIENASTIFQTARHPRNFVSLEGSDHLLTGKGQAARAARIISAWADQYLDAGK encoded by the coding sequence ATGTCCCGCTCCGAAAAAGTCAGCTTCGAAGGTTCCACCGGCGAGCTCCTGTCCGGCATCATCGACGTCCCTGAGGGGCCGGTGCGGGGCTGGGGCGTCTTCTCACACGGCTTCACCCTGGGCAAGGACAGCCCGGCGGCGTCCCGCATGTGCAAGGCCCTGGCCGACACCGGCATCGGGATGCTCCGCTTCGACAACCTGGGGCTGGGCGAGTCAGCCGGCCATTGGTCGGAGGGCTCCTTCAGCCACAAGGTGGCGGACACCGTGGTGGCAGCCGAGTTCATGCGCAGCCAGGGGAGGGCCATCTCCCTGCTGGTGGGACACTCCTTCGGTGGCGCGGCGGTGCTTTCGGCCGCCCGCCAGATCCCGGAGCTCGACGCCGTCGCAACAGTTGCGGCCCCGTTCTCACCCAAGCACGTGGCCCACGTCTTTGACGCCGCACTGGACAAGATCCTCAGCGAGGGCAGCGCGGAAGTGGACCTCGGCGGGAAACGCGTGGAGATCCGGAAGCACTTTGTGGAGGACCTGGAGAACGCGGACCTCACGGACTGCATCCGGCAGCTGCACAAACCGCTGATGGTCCTCCACTCCCCCACGGACAACACTGTGGGCATCGAGAACGCCAGCACCATCTTCCAGACGGCGCGCCATCCGCGGAACTTCGTCTCACTCGAAGGCAGCGACCACCTGCTGACCGGCAAGGGCCAGGCAGCCCGGGCCGCCAGGATTATTTCTGCCTGGGCCGACCAGTACCTCGACGCCGGGAAGTAA